In Paenibacillus xylanilyticus, the genomic window AAAGTTCTCAATCATTTCCTGTTTGAGATCTAAGTCAAAGAGACCCCCTAAGGTTTGTTAGTTTCTTGCCTATTTCACGCAGGTCCTGCTTCACGCTTGGATCAATCATGTGCAATTCCTCTTTTCATTAAGATAAGCTCCCCGCAAACCGGGCACTTCTCCAGATCAGGTATCAGATGCTTCACCTCGGTGTCCGGATTACCATATAGCGGCAATTCTCTTCACCTGGATCATGGCTGTATAGTTATAACTATGCACCAATCATCGGTTCTGCATCCTTCATTTGATCATTTGAAATGCCCGGCAGCAAGGAGCCGTTCATGTATTCTATATAAGTTAACCTAGCTGCTATTACACCATAACACTCCGATTGCAGTAGCATCTTCCGATCGCTGTTATCCCCAGATTTTTTTGATTCCCTTTTATAAAAGGAACAAATCTGGTGATAGCGTATGCTTCCGATGCAGCTTTCTTTCAGAAAGCTTTTAGGCGAACGCTTCGCTTCTACAGATTGCTTCTGCAATCTCCGTTATGGTGTAAGAGAATATCGCTTAACTATTCTTGGCCGTGGCAGTGTTTATACTTTTTGCCGCTGCCGCATGGACAAGGATCATTGCGGCCGATTTGGTCAGAGACTTTTACCGGGCGCTTCTCAGCAGGTTCTCCGCTAGTCGAGATTTGGCTCTCTTCCACTACCGCTTGACGTTCCTGATTGCTCTCGATTTGAGCTCTCATCACATAAGTTGCCACTTCTTCCTGAATCGAAGCAATCATCTGATGGAACATCTCGAAGCCTTCAAATTGGTACTCACGCAGTGGGTCTGTACCGCCGTATGCGCGCAGGTGGATACCTTGACGCAGTTGATCCATCGCATCAATGTGGTCCATCCACTTGCTGTCGACTGCACGAAGCACAACAACTTTCTCGAATTCACGAACCATTTCTTCACCGATACGCTCTTCGCGTGCATTGTACTTCTTCTGCACTTTATCAAACAGGTACTCGATGATTTCTTCGGCTTCCTTGCCCCACAGCTCGTCTTTGGTAATCGCACCATCATCCAGCAATTTGCTGTTCATGTAGTCCGCCACTTCCTGCAGTTCCCAGTTTTCTGGAATATCATCACTGCAGTGTGCTTCAACAATACGTTCAATGGAAGGCTTGATCATATCCATAACGATCTGTTTGATATTTTCGGATTCAAGCACCTCGCGGCGCTGTTTATAAATAATCTCACGTTGTTGGTTCATGACATCATCATATTGAAGAACGACTTTACGTACGTCAAAGTTGTTTCCTTCAACACGCTTCTGTGCGGACTCAACTGCACGAGTAATCATGCGGCTCTCAATCGGTTGGTCCTCTTCAAAGCCTAGACGCTCCATCATGTTCAGTACGTTGTCTGCACCGAAACGTCTCATCAGCTCATCACCAAGTGACAGATAGAACTGTGTAGAACCCGGGTCACCCTGACGTCCTGCACGTCCGCGCAGCTGGTTATCGATCCGGCGTGATTCGTGACGCTCTGTACCGATGATATGAAGACCGCCCACTTCGGCTACCCCTTCACCCAAGATAATATCCGTACCCCGTCCAGCCATGTTGGTTGCGATCGTAACCGCACCTGCTTGACCAGCTCCAGAGATAATTTCTGCTTCTTCCGCATGGTATTTGGCATTCAGTACCTGGTGTTTGACACCACGGCGTTTCAGCATGTCGGAGAGACGCTCGGAGTTCTCGATCGATACTGTACCGACCAGAACCGGCTGGTTCTTGCTGTGGCGTTCCACGATCTCTTCAACTACAGCTTTAAACTTGCCGTCGATGCTCTTGTAAACGACATCTGCCATGTCATTCCGTTTGTTCGGACGGTTGGTCGGAATCTGCAATACTTCGAGGCCGTAGATTTTCTTAAACTCTTCTTCCTCGGTTTTCGCTGTACCCGTCATCCCCGCAAGCTTGCGGTACATCCGGAAGTAGTTCTGGAATGTGATTGTAGCGAGCGTCATGCTCTCGTTCTGTACCTCGATGCCTTCTTTTGCTTCAATCGCCTGGTGCAACCCGTCACTATAACGACGACCAGCCATCAGACGGCCTGTAAACTCATCGACGATCATGACTTCTTCATCGCTGACTACGTAGTCGACGTCACGACGCATGATTACGTTCGCTTTCAGCGCTTGTACGATGTGATGGTTAAGCGTAACATTGGCGTGATCATACAAGTTCTCAATGCCGAATGCTTTCTCCGCCTTAGCTACCCCACCTTCAGTGAGGGCAACGGATTTCACTTTGATATCTACTGTAAAGTCATCTTCCGGTGTCAGACGTTTCACAAAACGGTCTGCTGCATAGTACAAGTCAGTAGACTTTTGAGCTTGTCCGGAAATGATCAGAGGCGTACGCGCCTCATCGACCAGGATGGAATCTACCTCGTCAATGATACAGAAGAACAGCGGACGTTGTACCATTTGCTCTTTGTATAGCACCATGTTGTCACGCAGATAGTCGAAACCAAATTCATTGTTCGTTCCGTACGTAATATCACAAGCATATGCATGCTGTTTCAGCGCGTGGTCCATGCCGCTCAGGTTAACCCCTACCGTCATGCCCAGGAATTCGTAGATCTGCCCCATTTCCTGGCTGTCACGCTGTGCCAAATAGTCATTGACGGTAACGACGTGTACCCCTTTGGACATCAATGCATTCAGGTAAACCGGGAGAGTTCCCACGAGGGTTTTACCTTCACCCGTTTTCATCTCGGAGATGCGGCCCTCATGAAGAGCAATACCACCCAGCATCTGTACGTCATAGTGACGTTTGCCCAGAACCCGGCGGGATGCTTCACGTACCGTTGCGAATGCTTCCGGCAGAAGCTCGTCCGTTGTTTCCCCTTTTTCGATACGGGCACGGAATTCCTCGGTTTTGGCTTTCAGTTGCTCATCAGACAACGCCTGAAATTGTGGTTCCAGTTTATTGATCACATCGACCGTCTTCATCAGACGTTTAACATCACGTTCGTTCATGTCGCCGAAGATCTTTTTGACAAGTCCTAGCATGGTATACCCCTTTCGTGCAAAACAGAATAGACCCCCTGCTGCCGCCATGCGACACCATCGGATGGATATGTACATCCACTTGCCCGGGGGTGACAAACGATATAAACATTAATATGGATGAATCAACTCCAGGCTTGACCAGGGTTACTCATGAAGCTGATTCGATATTCACGGACTCGCGCCTTGCATAATAAGGGCAATTCCAAACCTTACGAATCATGTTCATGGTGCTGTGCCTGTCATTGATTATGATTAGCGATCATTCGTTGACAATTCCTCATCAGGACAATGATTCTCTTGCATAAATTGTAACAGTTTGTAAGGGTCGCCGCAACACGCCGAGGCATACTTCTTGGAACTTCTGGAGCCTCTTCGTACACGTTTAAGTGCAAAAAATCATAGCCGTTAGCGGAAGCCTTTCTTTTCGCTGTCATATTTACAGATCATATGGTTAGTTTAAGAAAATGTTCATGGTAAAATTGGAACCTTTTCTCAGTTTACTGAGTCTATCATAAAACTCCATTATTTACACATTAAGAGTGTAAAAGTTCATCTTTTGGGTAGGCAGTACTCTTGCTTCCTACTCTCTATTAGACGCAGCTGCATGGGAAATAGTTTCATAAACTTGCTTGCACAAATTTTCCCGGCTGCGTCCATGCAGAAAAGAGCCCCATCCCGTATGGGACAGAGGCTCTTGTTAGTTTGTTCAATTAATCATA contains:
- the secA gene encoding preprotein translocase subunit SecA, whose protein sequence is MLGLVKKIFGDMNERDVKRLMKTVDVINKLEPQFQALSDEQLKAKTEEFRARIEKGETTDELLPEAFATVREASRRVLGKRHYDVQMLGGIALHEGRISEMKTGEGKTLVGTLPVYLNALMSKGVHVVTVNDYLAQRDSQEMGQIYEFLGMTVGVNLSGMDHALKQHAYACDITYGTNNEFGFDYLRDNMVLYKEQMVQRPLFFCIIDEVDSILVDEARTPLIISGQAQKSTDLYYAADRFVKRLTPEDDFTVDIKVKSVALTEGGVAKAEKAFGIENLYDHANVTLNHHIVQALKANVIMRRDVDYVVSDEEVMIVDEFTGRLMAGRRYSDGLHQAIEAKEGIEVQNESMTLATITFQNYFRMYRKLAGMTGTAKTEEEEFKKIYGLEVLQIPTNRPNKRNDMADVVYKSIDGKFKAVVEEIVERHSKNQPVLVGTVSIENSERLSDMLKRRGVKHQVLNAKYHAEEAEIISGAGQAGAVTIATNMAGRGTDIILGEGVAEVGGLHIIGTERHESRRIDNQLRGRAGRQGDPGSTQFYLSLGDELMRRFGADNVLNMMERLGFEEDQPIESRMITRAVESAQKRVEGNNFDVRKVVLQYDDVMNQQREIIYKQRREVLESENIKQIVMDMIKPSIERIVEAHCSDDIPENWELQEVADYMNSKLLDDGAITKDELWGKEAEEIIEYLFDKVQKKYNAREERIGEEMVREFEKVVVLRAVDSKWMDHIDAMDQLRQGIHLRAYGGTDPLREYQFEGFEMFHQMIASIQEEVATYVMRAQIESNQERQAVVEESQISTSGEPAEKRPVKVSDQIGRNDPCPCGSGKKYKHCHGQE